The Candidatus Methylomirabilota bacterium genome segment CGCGGTGCTCGTTCTCCTGCCAGCCCGCGCCGATGCCGCAGATGAGCCGGCCGCGCGAGATGATGTCCACGTTGGCCGCCATCTTGGCCAGCAGCGCGGGGTGCCGGTAGGTGTTGCCGCTCACGATGGTGCCGACCCGCATCCGCTGAGTCTCGGCGGCCAGCGCAGCGAGCGCGGTCCAGCACTCGAGCGTGTCGCCCACCCGATCCGCGGTATTGGGCATGAAGTGATCGGTGACGCACGCCGCGTCCCAGCCCGCCTGATCCGCGTAGCGCCACAGCGCGAGGATCTCGTCCCACGTCGGCCCGGTCATTCCCTGGAAGAGCGCGAATTTCATGGTGGCTGGATGCTACGGGCCGCCGCGCGAGAGGTCAAGTGCAATCCGGCATCCTGATCATCCATCCCGGCGCGCTCGGCGACGTGCTGCAGGCGGTGCCCGCGCTGCGCGGCCTCCGCGCCACCGCGCCGCTCGTCTTCGTGGGCCAGCCGCGCCTGGGCCGGCTGCTCGTCGCGCTCGACGTGGTCGACGAGGCGCGCGGCTTCGACGCGCTCGGCCTCGACGCGCTCTTCACCCGCGAACCGGTGCCCGCGCCGCTGGCCGCGCTGGCCGCGCGCGGCGATCGCGTCGTCTCCTGGTTCGGCTCGCGCGAGCCCCTCTATCGCGAGCGCCTGGCCTCGCTCGCGCGCGAGACGATCGTGGCGCCGCCGGTGCCCGAGGAGGAGATCCCGGTGTGGCGTCATTTGATCGCCACCCTCGCGCCGTGGGGCGTCAGCGTGCCGGAGCCGCCCGGCCCGCTCCGTCTCGCCGGGCCGACACCCGCGCGCGCCACGCTCGTGGTGCATCCGGGCAGCGGCGCGGCGTGGAAGCAATGGCCGGCCGAGCGGTTCGCCGAGGTGATCCGGGCGGTGACCGCACGGCGTCCGTTGCCGGTCGTCGTCCACCAGGGCCCCGCCGACGTCGCGGCGGCCGACGCGCTGATGGCGCATCTCCCGACGACCTGGGCGCGCCTCGTGGAGCCGGACCTTCCCACGCTGGCCGCCGTGCTCGCAACCGCGCGCGTCTACCTGGGCGGCGATTCGGGCGTGAGCCACCTCGCCGCCGCGATGGGAGCGCCGAGCGTGATCCTGTTCCCGGCGTCGACCCGTCGGCGCTGGACGCCGTGGAGCCCGACCGCGGTCCCGCTGACCATGACCGGCGAGCCGGACGAGGCGACGCGCGTCACGCGGGAGATCCAGCGGCAGCTCGACGAATGAAGAACGGCGCGGACGGCCTCGCGGCCCGCCCGCGCCGTGGTGGTTCCGGCATGCAGCGACCTACTTCTCGTTGAACGAGCGGAGCATCCAGGCCATCTTCTCGTGCTTCTCCATCAGGCCGGTGAGGAAGTCGTTGGTGCCCGCGTCGTTGTGCTTCTCCATCACCGTCTCGAGATCGGCCCGCAGCGTGCGGACCATCGCCTCGTGATCGGCCTGCAGATTGGCGACCATGGTGGCCGCGGCCGGCTGCTTGCCCGGCTGTTCCTTCAGTCGCGAGTGCTGCGAGAACTCGGCCAAGGTGCCGTAGGCCTTGCCGCCCACCGAGCGCGCCCGCTCGGCGACCTCGTCCACCATCTCGTCGAGGGCCTCGTACTGCTCCTGGAAGAACTTGTGCAGATCGTTGAACTGCGGCCCGACGACGTTCCAGTGGTAGTTCCGGGTCTTGGTATAGAGCACGTACTCGTCGGCGAGCAGGTTGTTCAATGCGCCGACCGGGCCGACGGTTGCGCGCCTACTGCTTGGCGATGACGTGATCCTTGATCTTGTCGTAGGTGGCCTTGGGCATGACCTTCTTCTGCACCAGCTCGTCCTTCCGCTTGTAGGGCCGGTTCTGGACGATCTTCTTGGCGTAAGCATCCCCGATGCCCGGCACGGTCTTCAGCTGGTCCTCGCTGGCCGTGTTCAGGTCCAGCGGCTCGTGGCTCATCGAATCCTTGGCGGCGGGCTTCGCGGGCGCCGGGGCCGGCTTGGCCGCCTGAGCCCAGACCGCGGGCGCGCCCAGGGTCCCCAACGAAAACAGCGCGACGACGAGCAGTGCGACCAATCGCCTCATGGCAGGTCCTCCTTCTGGTTGAGTGCCACGCCCGGTCAGCGGATACCCAGCAGCTCCACCTCGAAGATCAGGGTTGCGCCGGGTGGGATGACTCCGCCCGCGCCCCGGTCACCGTAGCCCAGGTGCGCCGGGATGATGAGCTTACGCTTGCCGCCGACCTTCATCGAGCCCACGCCCTCGTCCCATCCCTTGATGACGCGGCCCTTGCCGATCGGAAACTCGAACGGGGTGCCGCGGTCGACCGAGCTGTCGAACCTCGTGCCGCTCTTGAGCCAGCCCGTGTAGTGCACGCTCACCGTGTCGCCGGCCTTGGGCCGGGCGCCGGTGCCTTCCATCAGATCGACGTAGCCCAGGCCCGTCGCGGTCTCCACGACCTGCTCGTCCGACCGATCGCTCATGCCCGATCCCTCATGGTGTGGCTCCTTTGCCGCTCCATAGTACCAGCGGTGCAGCCGCCCCGGCGCCACTCCGCAGAAGTGCAGGAGCCGCAGCGTCCACATGAGGACGATCGTGCGCAGCGGCCCCTCGCGCTCCCATTTTCGCGCCGAGGTGGTCACCCGCAGGCGAAGCGCGCACAGCCGGCCCCGCCGCTTGAGCCGGCGGCTCAGCTCGATGTCCTCCATCAGCGGGATGTCGGGATAGCCGCCGACCGCGTCGAAGTCGGCGCGGCGGACGAAGATGGCCTGGTCGCCCGTGCAGATACCGCTCAGCCGGGAGCGGATGTTCATGAACCACGCGACCATCCGGAGCACCGGCCGCTCGCCGTCGAAGCGCACATCGAAGCGGCCGGCGATCACCCCGGGCCGCGCGAGCGCGCTCGCGATGGCGCCCACCGCCCCGTCGGGCAGCCACGTGTCGGCGTGGAGGAACAGCAGCGCGTCGCCGGTCGCCGCGGCTGCGCCCGCGTTCATCTGGCGCGCCCGCCCCGCCGGGGCGGTCAGTAGCCGGACGCCGGGATGGCGGGCCACCACGTCGGCGGTGCCGTCGCGGCTGCCCGCGTCCACGACCAGGATCTCCGCGTCCGGACCGGCGCGCGCAAGGTCGGGCAGGAGGCGCGCGACATTGGCCGCCTCGTCGAGCGCGGGAATGACGATGCTGAGCCGCGTCACCGGTCCGGGCTGCCCGGTGCGAGAGTGATCGCGTCGGAGTAGGCGACGGCGCGCTCCCCCGTGTCGTCGGTATCGGTCATCACCGCGATGCCCGCGATGCGCGGCGGCTCGCCGCCGATGATCCGCTGGAAGTCCGAGTAAATGTCGTGCGACTCGCCGACCCAGCGCCCGGCCTCGGCCGCGCCGCGGCGGGGGACGACGATGCGGGCGCGATCGGTGTACGCGGACTCCGGCCCGGTGCCGACGGGCAGGCGGCTCTCCCACACGTAGACTTGCGCCATGCCGGGCGGATATTGCCCGTAGAGAAGGCGATAGACGCCGTACCGCGCGCGCTGCCAGACGGTGGCGGTCGCGGGGTCGTAACGACACGCAATGTAGACGCGCGCGGCGCAGTCGTCGCCGCTCTTGCGACGCGGATCCGAGCCGGCCAGCGGGCCGAATCCGCCCGGCACGAGCGGCTCGCCCGCGAGCGCGCTCCCCGCCGCCGCGCGCTGGACGAGCAGCAGCGCAGCCACGCTTGCGGAAGACCGCATCACCCCGTCTTGAGCAGGTCGTCGAGCGCGGCGCTGCGCCCCCGCAGCCAGCGGGGCAGCAGCGACAACGCGACGATCAGCACGCCGGCCACGCCCAGGAGCAGCAGCATGCGGCGCACGTCCCACGCTCCGGCGACCACCGCGCCCGCGGCGGTGGTGAACGCCACCGTCGCAGGCAGCATGCAGAGCCACGAGGTCAGCGCGTAGGCGCCGAAGCCGATGGACGTCAGCCCGTAGGCGTAGTTCTGCAGGTTGAACGGGAAGATCGGAACGAGGCGCGTGATCATCACGATCCGCGCCCCGTGCCGGGCCACCGCGCGGTCGATCCGGCCGAGGGCGGGGTACGGCTCCATCCAGCGCGCGACGACCCCGCGGGCCGCGTAGCGGGCGAGGAGGAACGCGAGGCAGGCGCCGGCGGTCGAGGCGATGGACGTGTAGACCGTGCCCCACAGCGGGCCGAAGACGAGGCCGGCCAGGATCGTCAGCGGCAGGGCCGGCACGAAGGCGACCACCGCGGCCACGTAGCCGCCGATGAAGACCGCCGGCGCCCAGGGACCGAAGCCGGCGATCCACTCGCGCAGCCGGGCCAGATTGTCGAGCCGCACCGCGTCGGCCAGGCCGAGCGCACGGGCCGCCACCAGCGCGAGCACCAGCCCGACGACGACGAGACCGACCAGGCGCCGGCTCAGTACTTGCCCCGGGCGCGCTCTCGAGCGGGCAGGTTCTCGAGACACGTGGTCCACCAGCCGCTGCGGATGGTCTCGGCGAACTCGGCGGGCAGCCCCTCGCGCTCCATCTCACGCGCGAGCGCCTCGTGATCGTAGGCCACCGGCACGAACTCCACCGCCAGCTCGGGGCCCGCGGTCAGCACCGTGTACCAGACGTTGGAGCGGCCGTCGTTCTCCGGGCGGCCGATCACGCCGACGTTCACCGCGTGGCGCGCATCCGGCAGCGCGCGGTG includes the following:
- a CDS encoding helix-hairpin-helix domain-containing protein, with protein sequence MRRLVALLVVALFSLGTLGAPAVWAQAAKPAPAPAKPAAKDSMSHEPLDLNTASEDQLKTVPGIGDAYAKKIVQNRPYKRKDELVQKKVMPKATYDKIKDHVIAKQ
- a CDS encoding DNA starvation/stationary phase protection protein, with product MNNLLADEYVLYTKTRNYHWNVVGPQFNDLHKFFQEQYEALDEMVDEVAERARSVGGKAYGTLAEFSQHSRLKEQPGKQPAAATMVANLQADHEAMVRTLRADLETVMEKHNDAGTNDFLTGLMEKHEKMAWMLRSFNEK
- a CDS encoding TVP38/TMEM64 family protein: MLALVAARALGLADAVRLDNLARLREWIAGFGPWAPAVFIGGYVAAVVAFVPALPLTILAGLVFGPLWGTVYTSIASTAGACLAFLLARYAARGVVARWMEPYPALGRIDRAVARHGARIVMITRLVPIFPFNLQNYAYGLTSIGFGAYALTSWLCMLPATVAFTTAAGAVVAGAWDVRRMLLLLGVAGVLIVALSLLPRWLRGRSAALDDLLKTG
- a CDS encoding DUF3047 domain-containing protein; the protein is MAALLLVQRAAAGSALAGEPLVPGGFGPLAGSDPRRKSGDDCAARVYIACRYDPATATVWQRARYGVYRLLYGQYPPGMAQVYVWESRLPVGTGPESAYTDRARIVVPRRGAAEAGRWVGESHDIYSDFQRIIGGEPPRIAGIAVMTDTDDTGERAVAYSDAITLAPGSPDR
- a CDS encoding glycosyltransferase family 9 protein, translating into MQSGILIIHPGALGDVLQAVPALRGLRATAPLVFVGQPRLGRLLVALDVVDEARGFDALGLDALFTREPVPAPLAALAARGDRVVSWFGSREPLYRERLASLARETIVAPPVPEEEIPVWRHLIATLAPWGVSVPEPPGPLRLAGPTPARATLVVHPGSGAAWKQWPAERFAEVIRAVTARRPLPVVVHQGPADVAAADALMAHLPTTWARLVEPDLPTLAAVLATARVYLGGDSGVSHLAAAMGAPSVILFPASTRRRWTPWSPTAVPLTMTGEPDEATRVTREIQRQLDE
- a CDS encoding FKBP-type peptidyl-prolyl cis-trans isomerase gives rise to the protein MSDRSDEQVVETATGLGYVDLMEGTGARPKAGDTVSVHYTGWLKSGTRFDSSVDRGTPFEFPIGKGRVIKGWDEGVGSMKVGGKRKLIIPAHLGYGDRGAGGVIPPGATLIFEVELLGIR